In the genome of Thermoanaerobaculia bacterium, the window GTCTTCGCGTGGGGGCTGGCTCGCTGGGTCCTGAAGCGCGATACCGGAACCCCGGCCATGAAGGCGATCTCCGACGCGATCAAGGAAGGCGCCGAAGCCTTCATGCGGAGGCAGAACCGCACGATCGCGAGTCTCGCCCTCGTCCTCGCGGCCGTCATCTTCGTCCTCTACGCGTTCGCGAAGGGCGACATGAAGCTCGCGGCGACGACGACGGTGTCGTTCATCCT includes:
- a CDS encoding sodium/proton-translocating pyrophosphatase, whose protein sequence is MTWEMPIIFLCSAGALVFAWGLARWVLKRDTGTPAMKAISDAIKEGAEAFMRRQNRTIASLALVLAAVIFVLYAFAKGDMKLAATTTVSFIL